The proteins below come from a single Isoptericola dokdonensis DS-3 genomic window:
- a CDS encoding DUF402 domain-containing protein yields MTQVVVEKRKPCGAVRTRWTAVVLGSDEWGDWFAVPDGALLLPVADPWVAWFRHDGRVRVDVATGVVAAAPVSWFVDLDLDVERDTDGTVHALDLADFVQRSPSYPRAWVDLARAAWQEAQDDVATRAEPFGAASDLWVRRAARAVLPAPEAIPA; encoded by the coding sequence ATGACGCAGGTCGTCGTCGAGAAGCGCAAGCCGTGCGGCGCCGTCCGTACCCGCTGGACCGCCGTCGTGCTCGGCAGCGACGAGTGGGGCGACTGGTTCGCCGTGCCCGACGGTGCCCTGCTCCTGCCCGTCGCCGACCCGTGGGTCGCCTGGTTCCGGCACGACGGGCGGGTCCGCGTCGACGTCGCGACCGGCGTCGTCGCGGCCGCGCCGGTGAGCTGGTTCGTCGACCTCGACCTCGACGTCGAGCGGGACACCGACGGCACCGTGCACGCCCTCGACCTCGCCGACTTCGTGCAGCGCTCGCCGTCGTACCCGCGCGCCTGGGTCGACCTCGCCCGCGCGGCGTGGCAGGAGGCACAGGACGACGTCGCGACGCGTGCCGAGCCGTTCGGCGCGGCGTCCGACCTGTGGGTGCGACGCGCGGCCCGCGCCGTCCTGCCTGCGCCGGAGGCGATCCCCGCCTGA